The following proteins are co-located in the Phocoena phocoena chromosome 1, mPhoPho1.1, whole genome shotgun sequence genome:
- the SLC2A1 gene encoding solute carrier family 2, facilitated glucose transporter member 1 codes for MLAVGGAVLGSLQFGYNTGVINAPQKVIEEFYNQTWIHRYGERILPATLTTLWSLSVAIFSVGGMIGSFSVGLFVNRFGRRNSMLMMNLLTFVSAVLMGFSKLAKSFEMLILGRFVIGVYCGLTTGFVPMYVGEVSPTDLRGALGTLHQLGIVVGILIAQVFGLDSIMGNQELWPLLLSVIFIPALLQCILLPFCPESPRFLLINRNEENRAKSVLKKLRGTSDVTRDLQEMKEESRQMMREKKVTILELFRSTAYRQPILIAVVLQLSQQLSGINAVFYYSTSIFEKAGVQQPVYATIGSGIVNTAFTVVSLFVVERAGRRTLHLIGLAGMAGCAVLMTIALALLEQLPWMSYLSIVAIFGFVAFFEVGPGPIPWFIVAELFSQGPRPAAIAVAGFSNWTSNFIVGMCFQYVEQLCGPYVFIIFTVLLVLFFIFTYFKVPETKGRTFDEIASGFRQGGASQSDKTPEELFHPLGADSQV; via the exons GTGATTGAGGAGTTCTACAACCAGACATGGATCCACCGCTATGGGGAGCGCATCTTGCCTGCCACACTGACCACGCTCTGGTCCCTCTCTGTGGCCATCTTCTCCGTGGGGGGCATGATTGGCTCCTTCTCTGTGGGCCTTTTCGTTAACCGTTTTGGCCG GCGGAATTCAATGCTGATGATGAACCTGCTGACCTTTGTGTCCGCTGTGCTCATGGGCTTCTCAAAACTGGCCAAGTCCTTTGAGATGCTGATCCTGGGTCGCTTCGTCATTGGTGTATACTGCGGCCTGACCACTGGCTTTGTGCCAATGTACGTGGGGGAGGTGTCCCCCACAGACCTTCGCGGGGCCCTGGGTACCCTGCACCAGCTGGGCATCGTCGTCGGCATCCTCATCGCCCAG GTGTTTGGCCTGGACTCCATCATGGGCAACCAGGAGCTGTGGCCCCTGCTGCTGAGCGTCATCTTCATCCCAGCCCTGCTGCAGTGCATTCTGCTGCCCTTCTGCCCTGAGAGCCCCCGCTTCCTGCTCATCAACCGCAACGAGGAGAACCGGGCCAAGAGCG TGCTGAAGAAGCTGCGCGGGACCTCGGATGTGACCCGCGACCTGCAGGAGATGAAGGAGGAGAGCCGGCAGATGATGCGAGAGAAGAAGGTCACCATCCTGGAGCTGTTCCGCTCGACCGCCTACCGTCAGCCCATCCTCATTGCCGTGGTGCTGCAGCTGTCCCAGCAGCTGTCTGGCATCAATGCT GTTTTCTATTACTCCACAAGCATCTTCGAGAAGGCGGGGGTGCAGCAGCCTGTGTATGCCACCATCGGCTCCGGCATCGTCAACACAGCCTTCACTGTCGTGTCG CTGTTTGTGGTGGAACGAGCTGGCCGGCGGACCCTGCACCTCATAGGCCTGGCCGGTATGGCAGGCTGTGCGGTGCTCATGACCATCGCGCTGGCGCTGCTG GAGCAGCTGCCCTGGATGTCCTACCTGAGCATCGTGGCCATCTTTGGCTTCGTGGCCTTCTTCGAAGTGGGCCCCGGCCCCATCCCATGGTTCATTGTGGCTGAACTCTTCAGCCAGGGCCCTCGTCCAGCTGCCATTGCTGTCGCTGGCTTCTCCAACTGGACCTCAAATTTCATTGTGGGCATGTGCTTCCAGTATGTGGAG CAACTGTGTGGTCCCTATGTCTTCATCATCTTCACCGTGCTCCTGGTTCTGTTCTTCATCTTCACCTACTTCAAAGTTCCCGAGACGAAAGGCAGGACCTTCGATGAGATTGCTTCCGGCTTCCGGCAGGGGGGAGCGAGCCAAAGTGACAAGACACCCGAGGAGCTGTTCCACCCCCTGGGAGCTGATTCACAAGTGTGA